From Antedon mediterranea chromosome 9, ecAntMedi1.1, whole genome shotgun sequence, a single genomic window includes:
- the LOC140058768 gene encoding uncharacterized protein isoform X2: MKCQVKLFMKCQVKLVMKCQVNKMAKSECVSEPCKEVESLFDVATVTNTGKDTYAEETYLSLQHNHNYYIVVFGNDEAGQCNKTSRSFKVDMTKPIEGRIWLENNPHVPGDFPAWFTADSTSLTIHWSEFNDPESQIGYYEIELLVAPSCKAGDDEVLTTVVEKVKLEAHISTYSFYGLSLKSLTPYFVKLTTTNKASSYITTTSSPIFFDDSSPTAGLVVDGLDFRKDMPHISYVDHMSGSFIFLPNPNIEPCPDQHATFDDESWQSVNSKGIWNMDGKDWKIHYDHEQITVTDPNNIVLTMEPDIQEPYVLAGAVSRRVEIGEGGTFKMDLKAATQDIPVITSVVFWDGPDGVVGDLMVPTEELEPCSCCYEENNGTGCDCDCSAVGATTSQRITTILPPTTTVPWEIIEDGEDVESGEESKKQTAVQQACGLQLYADKEIPSATLWCRFHQDKVDYLYSIFDLTFDPSSDWHHYEFTFKEEYDPDPAKIGYTIQLSVDGNLLGDLSGAPRLSNNTKLTLQLWNDNNYVPEFTDPFNIPKTSAYFANIRLPPPSEDLCRYGSSFIGGLAPAVKFLAGIGTEKDTTDFQKDIEVFLPCYPCYSECDRYFCDPLCKASDMQLVQFTIDNLKLDEMRWYSDTNGTDEYLPATYYLRVEEILANGVTTNSSSDGISVDTSPPEFDYMSYYDVSLDENQPIAAQSSNSTIKASWEFLDQESLVVGYYWAIGTSPGGTDVQPFVYLGNVKEGRNDDLEGVLENRAYYYVTVRAVNGAGLMKLEEFEGVLVVFDYPTVEDVEETVFYVQTVDDLNDDKYVSFEQSRLGLSWTTAHDPSVAEYRYCVGSSPDKADDIIPCITVSNDGGGTVEIYDGKVYINDVEYSDVSDFRTPDENGTMPGNNKLLLEPGKCVFTTLSICNEAHTCVNKTVNTTNILGPDDIIISSDDGNGISFSWGKDVSTMNSDLNSDPPVDTFSIDISSIGGVDPGYSMSFGILSNDDINKEYTSEATAEYVPYIVNPLYTMDRVERHLRSRVKAVYEPSFYMSPLGQTEMNGPFQIIVKFNKTSDWTDQYPSLVYWNKDDGQWKDAGLTCPDELPQFDEEKGEITVMVCGTSLTETETGTRRRRDTDSYNPQSYFSKETLFTVAVVDKNAVNDPPVIIMQDVLKIHEDAGILEYQIHVSDSDDDPVVLELDSKYPITELGEIVELSSDGFFKFKPCLDCYGQAVIFIKAVETPESPFIEPLSSTKSFEIDISSEHDPPIVYFCTKKTANSPAVNQRFYQVTMEENTDTNIAYSDLIGYVGAYDVDSDDLLNLMFQTPPQGQFHIKPPGRGVPPADEDLCQIQYPHAESLMTWVWTEVTYKPNPDFYGSDSLSVFALDKDGLYSKVLEIDIAVMRNPCSVHGICQGVFNDTKCEDPKRKNGFDGYNCSCEFGWQGEYCESDRDECQLDDPCASPYICTNEPGGFRCACPPGKSNCDMEAWVISLISLAVGAIIFGSLAGIAYWYKRKNSKIDFDESDEDHINVLPMDNESQVQLETFDGSNAIEETVNGETSLQSNIVCVPIEGTSDTKNTGDNTQKRNVTKPKRNQVSPQPPKIENEDEGKRSPTDEFKRPMSSPRNQFLASTDVDDDAISLSSLGDVKEGHNLSHSLDGRVSQNELKVAFAPTKRLPKKQARVVGIDKVYDDVEEFVDDGELQSSGAVEKPHMASEELERTTLVDSLIAETEPVNHQVAPEDLQKTTPADSIIVMTQDPSEMSEEAPEDLQRATPFLPGVIDDGLMSEDVV, encoded by the exons ATGAAGTGTCAAGTTAAATTGTTTATGAAGTGTCAAGTTAAATTGGTTATGAAGTGTCAAGTTAACAAG ATGGCAAAGAGTGAATGTGTATCTGAGCCATGTAAAGAGGTAGAGTCATTGTTTGATGTTGCCACTGTCACTAATACAGGCAAGGATACATATGCAGAGGAAACATACCTGAGTCTGCAACACAATCACAACTATTATATTGTTGTATTTG GAAACGACGAAGCGGGACAATGTAACAAAACAAGCCGATCGTTTAAAGTTGATATGACAAAACCAATTGAAGGACGAATTTGGCTTGAAAACAACCCTCATGTTCCTGGAGATTTT CCTGCTTGGTTTACTGCTGACTCGACATCGTTAACTATTCACTGGAGCGAGTTCAATGATCCGGAAAGCCAGATTGGTTATTACGAGATTGAACTACTGGTGGCGCCATCGTGTAAAGCTGGTGACGATGAAGTACTAACAACAGTCGTAGAAAAGGTCAAACTAGAAGCGCACATTTCAACTTATAGCTTCTATGGACTAAGTCTTAAG TCATTAACTCcatattttgtcaaattaaCTACAACAAATAAAGCAAGTTCATATATCACCACGACATCGTCTCCAATATTCTTTGACGATTCATCTCCGACGGCAGGTTTAGTGGTTGATGGTCTAGATTTCAGGAAGGATATGCCACACATTAGTTACGTTGATCACATGTCGG GCTCGTTTATTTTCCTACCGAATCCAAACATTGAACCATGTCCTGACCAACATGCAACGTTTGATGATGAATCTTGGCAAAGTGTGAATAGCAAGGGTATTTGGAATATGGATGGAAAAGATTGGAAAATACATTACGACCATGAACAG ATAACGGTGACTGACCCAAACAACATTGTTCTTACCATGGAGCCCGACATCCAAGAACCGTATGTGTTAGCAGGTGCAGTATCAAGACGTGTTGAAATTGGTGAAGGTGGAACATTTAAG aTGGACTTGAAAGCTGCTACCCAAGACATACCAGTTATAACGAGTGTGGTGTTCTGGGATGGACCTGATGGTGTTGTGGGTGACTTGATGGTTCCTACTGAAGAACTAGAACCTTGTTCATGTTGTTATGAGGAAAACAATGGT aCCGGATGCGATTGTGATTGCTCCGCGGTCGGAGCTACTACAAGTCAGCGAATAACTACAATACTGCCACCAACCACCACGGTTCCATGGGAGATAATTGAAGATGGAGAAGATGTTGAGTCTGGTGAGGAGTCTAAGAAACAGACAGCTGTCCAGCAAGCCTGTGGCTTACAGTTGTACGCAG ATAAAGAAATACCATCCGCAACGTTATGGTGCCGATTCCATCAGGATAAGGTTGACTACTTATACAGCATATTTgatttaacctttgacccatcGAGTGATTGGCATCATTATGAGTTTACATTTAAAGAAGAATACGATCCTGATCCAGCAAAG ATTGGATACACAATACAACTGAGTGTGGATGGTAATCTTTTGGGAGATCTTTCTGGCGCACCTCGTCTCTCCaacaacacaaaactaactcTTCAACTGTGGAATGATAACAACTACGTGCCAGAATTCACAGACCCCTTCAACATTCCTAAAACCTCAGCTTATTTTGCTAATATTAG aCTACCTCCTCCTAGTGAAGATCTCTGTCGATATGGAAGCTCTTTTATCGGTGGACTTGCCCCAGCAGTCAAATTCCTTGCTGGAATCGGAACAGAGAAGGACACCACTGATTTTCAAAAAGATATTGAG GTCTTCCTCCCGTGCTACCCCTGCTACAGTGAATGCGACAGATACTTCTGTGATCCCTTGTGCAAAGCCAGTGACATGCAACTTGTACAATTCACTATTGACAATTTGAAACTTGATGAGATGAGATGGTATAGTGATACAAACGGGACAGATGAGTACCTCCCGGCAACTTATTACCTAAGAG TTGAGGAAATATTAGCAAATGGAGTAACAACAAATTCTTCGTCTGATGGAATCTCCGTTGACACATCGCCACCAGAGTTTGATTACATGAGTTATTATGACGTCAGTCTTGACGAGAATCAACCAATCGCTGCTCAGTCTTCAAACTCCACAATCAAAGCATCATGGGAATTTCTTGATCAAGAGAGTCTAGTAGTG GGCTACTATTGGGCTATTGGTACTAGTCCAGGTGGCACAGACGTGCAGCCTTTTGTGTACCTTGGTAATGTAAAAGAAGGAAGGAACGACGACCTAGAGGGCGTTTTAGAGAATCGTGCGTACTACTATGTTACTGTAAGGGCTGTCAATGGTGCTGGCCTTATGAAACTGGAAGAATTTGAAG GTGTTCTGGTTGTATTTGACTATCCAACTGTTGAAGACGTTGAAGAAACTGTATTTTATGTTCAAACTGTGGATGATTTAAATGACGATAAATACGTCAGCTTTGAGCAGTCAAGACTAGGTTTAAGTTGGACAACCGCACACGATCCGTCAGTAGCTGAATACC GCTACTGCGTCGGCAGCTCACCTGACAAGGCTGATGACATAATCCCCTGCATTACCGTATCTAACGATGGTGGCGGAACAGTGGAGATTTACGATGGCAAAGTGTATATCAATGATGTGGAATATAGTGATGTCAGTGATTTTAGAACACCGGACGAGAATGGAACAATGCCTGGAAATAACAAGTTATTGCTGGAACCGGGAAA ATGCGTGTTTACAACTCTTTCAATTTGCAATGAAGCTCATACGTGTGTAAACAAGACAGTCAATACAACAAATATATTAG gtCCTGATGATATAATCATATCCTCTGATGATGGAAACGGAATATCATTTTCTTGGGGGAAAGACGTCTCTACAATGAACTCTGACCTGAACTCTGACCCACCAGTGGATACATTCAGCATAGATATATCATCAATTGGAG gCGTTGACCCTGGTTACTCAATGTCCTTTGGAATTTTATCAAATGATGACATTAACAAAGAATATACATCTGAGGCAACTGCAGAATATGTGCCGTATATCGTAAACCCATTGTATACGATGGACAGAGTTGAACGCCATCTCAGAAGCAG AGTGAAAGCTGTATACGAACCAAGTTTTTACATGTCGCCACTTGGCCAGACGGAAATGAACGGACCATTTCAAATTATTGTGAAATTCAACAAAACTTCAGATTGGACAGATCAATATCCAAGCCTCGTCTATTGGAACAAAG ATGATGGTCAATGGAAGGACGCTGGTCTGACGTGTCCAGATGAATTGCCGCAGTTTGATGAAGAAAAAGGAGAAATTACTGTTATG GTCTGTGGAACAAGTCTTACAGAAACCGAAACAGGTACCAGAAGAAGACGTGATACCGATTCATACAACCCACAAAGTTATTTTAGTAAAGAAACACTTTTTACTGTCGCTGTTGTCGACAAGAACGCTGTGAACGATCCACCAGTAATTATAATGCAAGACGTCTTAAAAATACACGAAGATGCGG gAATTCTAGAGTACCAAATACACGTCTCAGATTCTGATGATGATCCAGTTGTTTTGGAACTAGATTCTAAGTATCCTATAACAGAACTTGGAGAGATTGTGGAGTTAAGTTCAGACGGTTTCTTCAAATTTAAACCTTGTTTGGATTGTTATGGACAAGCAGTTATATTTATCAAAG CTGTTGAGACACCAGAGAGTCCATTTATAGAACCACTATCTTCGACCAAGAGTTTTGAGATCGACATATCATCTGAGCATGATCCACCAATTGTGTACTTCTGCACAAAGAAAACAGCCAACTCACCTGCTGTCAATCAAAGATTCTATCAG GTAACGATGGAAGAAAACACGGACACTAACATTGCTTACAGTGATTTGATTGGCTATGTTGGCGCGTATGACGTTGATTCAGATGACCTGTTGAACCTCATGTTCCAAACGCCACCACAAGGACAATTCCATATAAAACCACCAGGAAGAGGTGTACCACCGGCGGATGAAGACTTGTGTCAAATACAGTACCCTCATGCAGAG AGTTTGATGACCTGGGTGTGGACAGAGGTTACGTATAAACCAAATCCAGATTTCTACGGATCTGATTCGCTGTCAGTGTTTGCACTTGACAAGGACGGCTTGTATTCAAAAGTACTTGAGATAGATATTGCTGTTATGCGAAACCCCTGCTCTGTACATGGAATATGTCAAG GGGTGTTCAATGACACAAAGTGTGAAGATCCTAAACGTAAAAATGGATTTGATGGATACAATTGCTCATGTGAATTCGGCTGGCAAGGAGAATACTGTGAAAGTGATCGAGATGAGTGCCAACTTGATGATCCGTGTGCTAGCCCGTATATATGCACAAATGAACCAGGTGGTTTCCGCTGTGCCTGTCCACCTGGAAAATCAAATTGTGATATGGAAGC GTGGGTGATAAGTTTAATAAGCCTGGCTGTTGGTGCAATTATATTCGGTAGCCTGGCAGGTATTGCTTATTGGTATAAGAGAAAGAACAG TAAAATAGACTTTGATGAAAGTGATGAAGATCATATTAATGTACTACCTATGGATAA CGAAAGCCAAGTTCAGCTGGAAACATTTGATGGCAGCAACGCTATTGAAGAGACTGTGAATGGTGAAACATCTCTTCAGTCCAATATTGTATGTGTTCCTATAGAGGGAACGAGTGATACGAAGAATACAGGCGACAATACACAAAAGAGAAATGTCACTAAACCAAAGCGAAATCAAGTTTCACCACAACCACCTAAAATAGAGAACGAAGACGAAGGAAAAAGGTCTCCAACTGACGAATTCAAAAGACCAATGAGTTCTCCGAGAAATCAGTTCCTAGCTTCTAccgatgttgatgatgatgctaTAAGTTTATCGTCTCTTGGCGATGTGAAAGAAGGCCACAATTTAAGTCACTCACTGGATGGACGCGTGTCTCAGAATGAGCTGAAGGTAGCGTTTGCTCCTACTAAGAGATTACCAAAGAAGCAAGCCAGAGTAGTTGGTATCGACAAGGTTTATGATGATGTTGAAGAATTTGTGGATGATGGAGAGTTACAATCATCTGGAGCAGTTGAAAAACCTCACATGGCATCTGAAGAACTTGAGAGAACCACTCTAGTTGATTCCCTAATTGCTGAAACAGAACCTGTAAATCATCAGGTGGCACCTGAAGATCTGCAGAAAACCACTCCAGCCGATTCCATAATCGTGATGACTCAAGACCCATCTGAAATGTCTGAGGAGGCACCTGAAGATCTTCAAAGAGCCACTCCG